Proteins from a genomic interval of Bradyrhizobium sp. CCGB01:
- a CDS encoding cation diffusion facilitator family transporter: MGSHDHHGHHHHDHGDHAHDHGHSHAHGHGHAHVHAPASFGKAFAIGISLNTALVVAEAVYGYIGNSTALLADAGHNLSDVLGLVVAWGASIAARRAPSGRFTYGFRASTILAALANAVFLLVATGAIGWEAILRLREPEPVAGVTVMVVAGIGILINGFTAMLFASGRKDDINIEGAYLHMAADAAVSLGVVVSAALIIWTGWLWLDPVTSLIICATILWSTTSLLRGSVDMSMAAAPKGTDLAAIKAFLLARPGVSGIHDLHVWPISTTETALTCHLVMPAGTADAFLMETAELLKISFRIGHTTLQVETHPDNGCALAPDDVV; the protein is encoded by the coding sequence TTGGGCAGCCACGACCATCACGGTCATCACCACCATGATCATGGCGACCACGCGCATGATCATGGTCACAGCCACGCTCATGGTCATGGCCACGCACATGTCCATGCGCCCGCCAGTTTCGGCAAGGCGTTCGCGATCGGCATTTCGCTCAACACCGCGCTGGTCGTGGCCGAGGCGGTCTACGGCTATATCGGCAACTCCACCGCCCTGCTCGCGGATGCCGGCCATAATCTGTCCGACGTGCTCGGCCTCGTCGTGGCTTGGGGCGCCTCGATCGCGGCGCGGCGCGCGCCGAGCGGCCGCTTCACCTATGGCTTTCGCGCCTCCACCATCCTGGCGGCGCTGGCGAACGCAGTGTTCCTGCTGGTCGCGACCGGCGCGATCGGATGGGAAGCGATCCTGCGCCTGCGCGAGCCGGAGCCGGTCGCGGGCGTGACCGTGATGGTGGTCGCCGGCATCGGCATCCTCATCAACGGTTTCACCGCCATGCTGTTCGCAAGCGGACGCAAGGACGACATCAACATCGAGGGCGCCTACCTGCACATGGCGGCCGATGCCGCGGTCTCGCTCGGTGTCGTGGTCTCGGCGGCCCTGATCATCTGGACCGGCTGGCTCTGGCTCGACCCCGTCACCAGCCTCATCATCTGCGCCACCATCCTCTGGAGCACGACCAGCCTGCTGCGCGGCTCCGTCGACATGTCGATGGCGGCCGCGCCCAAGGGCACCGACCTCGCCGCGATCAAGGCATTTTTGCTGGCGCGTCCCGGCGTATCAGGGATCCACGATCTCCACGTCTGGCCGATCTCGACCACCGAGACGGCGCTGACCTGCCACCTCGTGATGCCCGCGGGCACCGCCGACGCATTCCTGATGGAGACGGCGGAGCTGCTGAAGATCTCCTTCCGCATCGGCCACACAACGCTTCAGGTCGAGACGCATCCCGACAATGGCTGCGCGCTGGCGCCGGACGATGTGGTGTGA
- a CDS encoding class I SAM-dependent methyltransferase — protein sequence MEQPSGHAENADQIAYWNGPSGQRWADRHAAQENLLGPIADVLIGRARPKPGERVIDVGCGSGATTFAFAKAVAPDGFALGLDVSDPMLSQARAFAPKGLPLDFVLADATVHPFEPASFDLLASRFGVMFFADPIASFSNLRRALKPTGRLAFACWREPKENPWMMAPLMAVYKHVPKMPPVGPEEPGPFAFASEERVMRILKGAGFVDVAMEPHNLAMDVAIGGGLDAAVDGALQIGPASRALQGHPPETYAAAKASIREMLTPFLKGQSVALQGAIWIVTAKAA from the coding sequence ATGGAACAGCCCAGCGGACACGCCGAGAATGCCGACCAGATCGCCTATTGGAACGGCCCGAGCGGGCAGCGCTGGGCCGATCGCCATGCGGCGCAGGAGAATTTGCTCGGGCCGATCGCCGATGTCCTGATCGGCCGCGCCAGGCCGAAGCCGGGCGAGCGCGTTATCGATGTCGGCTGCGGCTCCGGTGCGACGACCTTTGCATTCGCGAAGGCGGTGGCGCCGGATGGCTTTGCGCTCGGCCTCGATGTCTCCGACCCGATGCTGTCGCAGGCGCGCGCGTTTGCGCCAAAAGGTCTGCCGCTCGATTTCGTGCTGGCGGATGCAACTGTGCATCCGTTCGAGCCGGCGAGCTTTGACCTGCTGGCGTCGCGCTTCGGCGTGATGTTCTTCGCCGACCCGATCGCGTCCTTCTCCAATCTCCGCCGCGCCTTGAAGCCGACCGGGCGGCTCGCCTTCGCCTGCTGGCGTGAGCCGAAGGAGAATCCGTGGATGATGGCGCCGCTGATGGCGGTCTACAAACACGTGCCAAAAATGCCGCCGGTCGGGCCGGAAGAGCCGGGCCCGTTCGCGTTTGCTTCGGAGGAGCGCGTGATGCGCATCCTCAAGGGGGCCGGCTTCGTGGACGTGGCGATGGAGCCGCACAATCTCGCGATGGATGTTGCGATTGGCGGCGGGCTCGATGCCGCCGTCGACGGCGCGCTCCAGATCGGCCCCGCCAGCCGCGCGCTGCAAGGTCATCCGCCGGAAACGTACGCCGCCGCAAAGGCCTCGATCCGCGAGATGCTCACACCGTTCCTGAAGGGACAGAGCGTGGCGCTTCAGGGCGCGATCTGGATCGTGACGGCGAAGGCGGCGTGA
- the ihpA gene encoding divalent metal ion exporter subunit IhpA translates to MFRRGMAARLACAAACLIAGLAVAPSHAQTLTMRSALSRALAASPRLTAAERDVGIATGQRIQAGALLNPELSYEQDNSFGSGIYRGTRSAETTLQISQAFELFGKRDARIAAGAAGIEVAAIQRKAVRLEVLSETAIAFLSVLGAQRRIQILDEQIAAIDRLTPLLRRRVEAGASSPAETGRAEVASALVKADRERFKATLASARRELAVLMGDPTAKFGEVSGRLDTTGRTPTFQSVVAAIDANPQLVRWTAVYAQRNAELLIARLRPYPDVRIAAGWRHFNETNDDAVRLTVSVPIPVFDQNQGNVLSAQESLAKTRAEREANRNTLIVVAGRAYDSLQGSLRELAVLRETAIPKATEASEAIAQGYGQGRFTLLEVLDAQASVTQARLREQEALQNFHVGVATIEGLVGNPFALARESAR, encoded by the coding sequence ATGTTTCGCAGGGGAATGGCCGCGCGCCTGGCGTGCGCGGCAGCGTGTCTCATTGCCGGATTGGCGGTTGCGCCGTCTCACGCCCAGACTTTGACGATGCGGAGCGCGCTGTCGCGCGCGCTGGCCGCGAGCCCGCGGCTCACCGCAGCGGAGCGCGACGTCGGCATTGCCACGGGCCAGCGCATCCAGGCGGGCGCGCTGCTCAATCCGGAACTGTCCTATGAGCAGGACAATTCGTTCGGATCGGGCATCTACCGCGGCACCAGATCGGCCGAGACCACGCTCCAGATCAGCCAGGCCTTCGAGCTGTTCGGCAAGCGCGATGCGCGGATCGCCGCAGGCGCCGCCGGCATCGAGGTGGCCGCGATTCAGCGCAAGGCCGTCAGGCTGGAAGTGCTGTCGGAGACCGCGATCGCCTTCCTCAGCGTGCTCGGCGCGCAGCGGCGCATCCAGATCCTCGACGAGCAGATCGCCGCGATCGACCGGCTGACGCCTCTCCTGCGCCGCCGCGTCGAGGCCGGCGCCTCCTCGCCGGCCGAAACCGGCCGTGCCGAGGTCGCCTCGGCGCTGGTGAAGGCCGACCGCGAACGCTTCAAGGCGACGCTGGCGAGCGCTCGCCGCGAGCTTGCGGTGCTGATGGGGGATCCCACGGCCAAATTCGGAGAGGTCTCCGGCCGGCTCGACACGACGGGACGGACGCCCACGTTCCAGTCGGTCGTTGCCGCCATCGATGCCAATCCGCAGCTGGTGCGCTGGACCGCCGTCTACGCCCAGCGCAATGCCGAGCTGCTGATCGCACGGCTGAGGCCCTACCCCGACGTGCGGATCGCCGCCGGCTGGCGCCATTTCAACGAAACCAATGACGACGCGGTGCGCCTCACCGTCTCGGTGCCGATCCCCGTGTTCGACCAGAACCAGGGCAACGTCCTCTCGGCGCAGGAAAGCCTCGCCAAGACCAGGGCCGAGCGCGAGGCCAACCGCAACACGCTGATCGTGGTCGCCGGCCGCGCCTACGACTCGCTCCAGGGCTCGCTGCGCGAGCTCGCGGTGCTGCGCGAGACCGCGATCCCGAAAGCCACGGAAGCGTCGGAAGCGATCGCGCAGGGCTACGGCCAGGGCCGCTTCACTTTGCTCGAAGTGCTCGACGCCCAGGCAAGCGTCACCCAGGCGCGGCTCCGCGAGCAGGAAGCGCTGCAAAACTTCCATGTCGGCGTCGCGACCATCGAAGGCCTCGTCGGCAATCCCTTTGCGCTGGCCCGGGAGAGCGCCCGATGA
- the lon gene encoding endopeptidase La → MTNPKPRPTIVHGETHAYPVLPLRDIVVFPHMIVPLFVGREKSIRALEEVMKNDALIMLATQKNASDDDPAPDAIYETGTLASVLQLLKLPDGTVKVLVEGLERARVQKYTDRSEYYEATAVALADTDAKSVEAEALSRSVVSDFESYVKLNKKISAEVVGVVQAITDFAKLADTVASHLAVKIADRQGILETLSVTTRLEKVLGLMESEISVLQVEKRIRSRVKRQMEKTQREYYLNEQMKAIQKELGDDDGRDELADLEEKISKTKLSKEAREKAQHELKKLRQMSPMSAEATVVRNYLDWLLSIPWNKKSKVKKDLESAQAILDSDHYGLEKVKERIVEYLAVQSRANKLTGPILCLVGPPGVGKTSLGKSIAKATGREFVRVSLGGVRDEAEIRGHRRTYIGSMPGKIIQSMRKAKSSNPLFLLDEIDKMGADFRGDPSSALLEVLDPEQNGTFNDHYLEVDYDLSNVMFITTANTLNIPGPLMDRMEIIRIAGYTENEKVEIARKHLIPTAVSKHGLDSKEFSIDDDALLLLIRRYTREAGVRNLERELSTLARKAVKELMISKKKSVKVTEKTLEELLGVPKYRFGEIESEPQVGIVTGLAWTDVGGELLTIEGVMMPGKGKMTVTGNLRDVMKESISAAASYVRSRAIVYGIEPPLFDRRDIHVHVPEGATPKDGPSAGVAMATAIISVMTGIPVRHDVAMTGEITLRGRVLPIGGLKEKLLAAARGGIKTVLIPEDNAKDLTEISDAIKGGMEIIPVSRLDDVVAKALVKKPVPIVWEEDTKVTVKPDGDEAAGGLTAH, encoded by the coding sequence ATGACTAATCCAAAACCCCGGCCAACCATCGTTCATGGCGAAACGCACGCCTATCCCGTGCTGCCGCTGCGCGACATCGTCGTCTTCCCGCACATGATCGTTCCGCTCTTCGTCGGCCGCGAGAAGTCGATCCGCGCGCTCGAAGAGGTGATGAAGAACGACGCGCTGATCATGCTCGCGACGCAGAAGAACGCGTCCGACGATGATCCGGCGCCCGATGCCATTTACGAGACCGGTACGCTTGCCAGCGTGCTCCAGCTCTTGAAGCTTCCCGACGGCACCGTGAAGGTGCTGGTCGAAGGGCTCGAGCGGGCGCGTGTGCAGAAATACACCGATCGCAGCGAGTACTATGAAGCAACCGCGGTTGCGCTCGCCGACACCGATGCGAAATCGGTCGAGGCCGAAGCGCTGTCGCGCTCGGTCGTGTCCGACTTCGAGAGCTATGTGAAGCTCAACAAGAAGATCTCGGCCGAGGTCGTCGGCGTCGTGCAGGCGATCACCGATTTCGCCAAGCTCGCCGACACCGTTGCCTCGCATCTCGCCGTCAAGATCGCGGATCGCCAGGGTATCCTAGAGACGCTGTCCGTCACCACGCGCCTCGAGAAGGTGCTGGGCCTGATGGAGAGCGAGATCTCGGTGCTCCAGGTCGAGAAGCGCATCCGCTCGCGCGTCAAGCGCCAGATGGAGAAGACCCAGCGCGAGTACTATCTCAACGAGCAGATGAAGGCGATCCAGAAGGAGCTCGGCGACGACGACGGTCGCGACGAGCTCGCCGATCTCGAAGAGAAGATCTCCAAGACCAAGCTCTCCAAGGAAGCGCGCGAGAAGGCGCAGCATGAATTGAAGAAGCTGCGCCAGATGTCGCCGATGTCCGCGGAAGCGACCGTCGTGCGCAACTATCTGGATTGGCTGCTGTCGATCCCGTGGAACAAGAAGTCCAAGGTGAAGAAGGATCTGGAATCGGCGCAGGCCATCCTGGACTCCGATCACTACGGCCTCGAGAAGGTCAAGGAACGTATCGTCGAGTATCTCGCGGTGCAGTCGCGCGCCAACAAGCTGACGGGCCCGATCCTGTGTCTCGTCGGGCCTCCCGGCGTCGGCAAGACCTCGCTCGGCAAGTCGATCGCGAAGGCGACGGGGCGCGAGTTCGTGCGCGTCTCGCTCGGCGGCGTGCGCGACGAGGCCGAGATCCGCGGTCACCGCCGCACCTATATCGGCTCGATGCCCGGCAAGATCATCCAGTCGATGCGGAAGGCGAAGTCGTCCAATCCGCTGTTCCTGCTGGACGAGATCGACAAGATGGGCGCCGATTTCCGCGGCGATCCGTCCTCGGCTCTGCTCGAGGTCCTCGACCCCGAGCAGAACGGGACCTTCAACGACCACTATCTCGAGGTCGACTACGATCTGTCCAACGTGATGTTCATCACGACCGCGAATACGCTCAATATTCCGGGCCCGTTGATGGACCGCATGGAGATCATCCGGATCGCGGGCTACACCGAGAACGAGAAGGTCGAGATCGCGCGCAAGCATCTGATTCCGACCGCGGTGTCCAAGCACGGCCTGGACTCCAAGGAGTTCTCGATCGACGACGACGCGTTGCTGCTTCTGATCCGCCGCTACACCCGCGAAGCGGGCGTGCGTAATCTGGAGCGTGAGCTTTCGACACTCGCCCGCAAGGCGGTGAAGGAGCTGATGATCTCCAAAAAGAAGTCGGTCAAGGTCACCGAGAAGACTCTGGAAGAGCTTCTGGGCGTGCCGAAATACCGCTTCGGCGAGATCGAGAGCGAGCCGCAGGTCGGCATCGTCACCGGCCTTGCCTGGACCGATGTCGGCGGCGAGCTCCTGACCATCGAAGGCGTCATGATGCCCGGCAAGGGCAAGATGACGGTCACGGGCAATTTGCGCGACGTGATGAAGGAATCGATCTCGGCGGCGGCGTCCTACGTCCGCTCGCGTGCGATCGTCTACGGCATCGAGCCGCCGCTGTTCGACCGGCGCGACATCCACGTGCACGTGCCGGAAGGCGCGACGCCGAAGGACGGTCCGTCGGCCGGCGTGGCGATGGCCACCGCGATCATCTCGGTGATGACCGGCATCCCGGTCCGCCATGATGTCGCGATGACCGGCGAGATCACGCTGCGTGGCCGCGTGCTGCCGATCGGCGGCCTGAAGGAGAAGCTGCTGGCTGCTGCCCGCGGCGGCATCAAGACGGTGCTGATCCCCGAGGACAACGCCAAGGATCTCACGGAGATTTCCGATGCGATCAAGGGCGGCATGGAGATCATCCCGGTGTCGCGTCTGGACGACGTCGTCGCCAAGGCGCTGGTGAAGAAGCCGGTGCCGATCGTCTGGGAAGAGGACACCAAAGTGACGGTGAAGCCGGACGGGGACGAAGCCGCCGGCGGCCTGACCGCTCACTAA
- a CDS encoding efflux RND transporter permease subunit has protein sequence MIERIIAVSLQQRWLVLLLALGAVAFGGWNFQRLPIDAVPDITNVQVQINTRAPGYSPLETEQRITFPVETAMGGLPKLDYTRSLSRYGLSQVTVVFKDGTDIYFARQLVGERIQQVKDQLPAGVEVAMGPVSTGLGEIFMYTVEAKAGAKTQGGHDYSLTDLRTVQDWIIKPQLRNVPGVVEINTIGGFERQFHVLPDPGKLMAYRLGFRDVMTALAANNANVGAGYIERNGEQYLVRSPGQVGSTSEIQDIVIGSRGGNPVRIRDVATVTEGRDLRTGAATRDGEETVLGTAMLLIGENSRTVARRVAARLEDIAKSLPEGVVTRTVYDRTHLVEATIRTVQNNLLEGAALVVAVLFLILGNIRAALVVACVIPLSMAMTITGMVETRVSANLMSLGAIDFGIIVDGAVIIVENCLRMLAEAQRQKGGLLSTPERLRAILRGSREVIKPSLFGTLIIAVVYLPVLTLTGVEGKMFTPMALTVLMALGAAVLFSITFVPAAVAIFVTGKVSEHENLFMRLAKRIYLPLLRLAIDNRVAVTIMAAIIVVASGIAAARMGGEFIPSLDEGDVALASIRIPGTSLTQSLDLQKALEHRIKQIPEVKEFFTRIGTAEIATDPMSPAQTDGYIMLKPRAEWPDPDKPKSEVIEAIDKAADDIPGSAYEISQPIQFRVNELISGVRSDVGIKVFGDDLDILQGAAKQVEAAIRGIRGASDVKIEQVSGLPILTVRLDRQALARYGLSISEVQGIVEIAVGGKSAGKLFEGDRRFDIVVRLPEHLRGNLEAIRAIPIPLPPSEEAASGAAIRTALAASPLAQMRYVPLSSVATVDATPGPNQISRENGKRRIVVTANVRARDLGSFVTEAEAAVAEKVKLPPGYWIGWGGQFEQLVSATKRLTIVVPVALLLVFLLLFMGMGSAADAALVFSGVPLALTGGVAALLLRGIPLSISAGVGFIALSGVAVLNGLVIIAFIERLRSEGLPVADAVREGALTRLRPVLMTALVASLGFVPMALATGAGAEVQRPLATVVIGGIISSTVLTLLVLPALYALFRRDAASETPTMAPDLAASGER, from the coding sequence ATGATTGAGCGCATCATCGCCGTCTCGCTGCAGCAGCGCTGGCTGGTTCTCCTGCTCGCGCTCGGCGCCGTCGCGTTCGGAGGCTGGAATTTCCAGCGCCTGCCGATCGACGCCGTCCCTGATATCACCAACGTCCAGGTCCAGATCAACACCCGCGCGCCCGGCTACTCGCCGCTCGAAACCGAGCAGCGCATCACCTTCCCCGTCGAGACCGCGATGGGCGGCCTGCCGAAGCTCGACTACACCCGCTCGCTGTCGCGCTACGGCCTCAGCCAGGTGACGGTCGTGTTCAAGGACGGCACCGACATCTATTTTGCCCGCCAGCTCGTTGGCGAGCGCATCCAGCAGGTGAAGGACCAGCTCCCGGCGGGCGTCGAGGTCGCGATGGGGCCGGTCTCGACCGGGCTCGGCGAAATCTTCATGTACACCGTCGAGGCGAAAGCCGGCGCCAAGACGCAAGGCGGCCACGACTATTCGCTGACCGATTTGCGCACCGTGCAGGACTGGATCATCAAGCCGCAGCTTCGCAACGTGCCCGGCGTGGTTGAGATCAACACCATCGGCGGCTTCGAGCGGCAGTTCCACGTGCTGCCGGACCCCGGCAAGCTGATGGCCTACCGGCTCGGCTTTCGCGACGTCATGACGGCTCTCGCCGCCAACAACGCCAATGTCGGCGCCGGCTATATCGAACGCAACGGCGAGCAATATCTGGTCCGCTCCCCGGGGCAGGTCGGCAGCACCAGCGAAATCCAGGACATCGTCATCGGCTCGCGCGGCGGCAATCCCGTCAGGATCAGGGATGTCGCCACCGTCACCGAAGGCCGCGACCTGCGCACGGGAGCGGCGACCCGCGACGGCGAGGAAACCGTGCTCGGCACCGCGATGCTGCTGATCGGCGAGAACAGCCGCACGGTGGCGCGCCGCGTTGCAGCCCGTCTCGAGGACATCGCCAAATCGCTGCCCGAGGGCGTCGTGACGCGAACCGTCTACGACCGCACCCATCTGGTCGAAGCGACCATCCGCACGGTCCAGAACAACCTCCTGGAAGGCGCGGCGCTGGTCGTCGCCGTATTGTTCCTGATCCTCGGAAACATCCGCGCCGCGCTGGTGGTGGCCTGCGTCATCCCCCTGTCCATGGCCATGACGATCACCGGCATGGTCGAGACCAGGGTCAGCGCGAACCTGATGAGCCTGGGCGCGATCGACTTCGGCATCATCGTCGACGGCGCCGTGATCATCGTCGAGAACTGCCTGCGCATGCTGGCCGAGGCCCAGCGCCAGAAAGGCGGCCTGCTCTCCACACCCGAACGGCTACGCGCGATCCTGCGCGGGTCGCGCGAGGTCATCAAGCCGAGCCTGTTCGGAACGCTGATCATCGCGGTGGTCTATTTGCCCGTGCTGACGCTGACCGGCGTCGAGGGCAAGATGTTCACGCCGATGGCATTGACCGTGCTGATGGCGCTGGGCGCCGCGGTGCTGTTCTCCATCACCTTCGTGCCGGCGGCGGTCGCCATCTTTGTCACCGGCAAGGTGTCCGAGCACGAAAACCTGTTCATGCGGTTGGCAAAGCGCATCTATCTTCCCCTGCTCCGCCTTGCGATCGACAACCGCGTCGCGGTCACCATCATGGCCGCCATCATCGTGGTCGCGAGCGGCATTGCCGCCGCGCGCATGGGGGGCGAGTTCATTCCGAGCCTGGACGAAGGCGACGTCGCGCTGGCCTCGATCCGGATTCCCGGCACCAGCCTCACGCAGTCGCTGGATCTGCAAAAGGCGCTGGAACACCGCATCAAGCAGATCCCAGAGGTGAAGGAATTCTTCACCCGCATCGGCACCGCCGAGATCGCGACCGACCCGATGTCGCCGGCGCAGACCGACGGCTATATCATGCTGAAGCCGCGGGCCGAATGGCCCGACCCCGACAAGCCGAAATCGGAGGTGATCGAGGCCATCGACAAGGCCGCCGACGACATTCCCGGCAGCGCCTATGAAATCTCCCAGCCGATCCAGTTCCGTGTCAACGAGCTGATCTCCGGCGTGCGCAGCGACGTCGGCATCAAGGTGTTCGGCGACGACCTCGACATCCTCCAGGGCGCCGCAAAGCAGGTCGAGGCCGCGATCAGGGGCATCCGCGGCGCCAGCGACGTCAAGATCGAGCAGGTCTCGGGCCTGCCGATCCTCACCGTCCGCCTCGATCGCCAGGCGCTCGCCCGCTACGGCCTCAGCATCAGTGAGGTGCAGGGCATCGTCGAGATCGCGGTCGGCGGCAAGTCGGCCGGCAAGCTGTTCGAGGGCGACCGCCGGTTCGATATCGTCGTGCGCCTGCCGGAACATCTGCGCGGCAATCTCGAGGCGATCCGGGCCATCCCGATCCCGCTGCCGCCGAGCGAGGAAGCAGCATCCGGCGCCGCCATTCGAACGGCGCTGGCCGCCTCGCCCCTCGCCCAGATGCGCTACGTGCCGCTGTCGTCGGTCGCAACCGTCGATGCGACGCCCGGCCCGAACCAGATCAGCCGCGAGAACGGCAAGCGGCGCATCGTCGTCACCGCCAACGTCCGAGCGCGCGACCTCGGCTCCTTCGTCACCGAGGCCGAGGCGGCCGTCGCCGAGAAGGTCAAGCTGCCGCCGGGTTACTGGATCGGCTGGGGCGGCCAGTTCGAGCAGCTGGTCTCCGCGACCAAGCGGCTGACGATCGTGGTGCCGGTGGCGTTGCTGCTGGTGTTCCTGCTGCTGTTCATGGGCATGGGATCGGCAGCGGATGCGGCGCTGGTGTTCTCCGGCGTGCCGCTGGCATTGACCGGCGGTGTCGCGGCACTGCTCCTGCGCGGTATTCCATTATCCATCAGCGCCGGTGTCGGCTTTATCGCGCTGTCGGGCGTGGCCGTGCTCAACGGGCTCGTCATCATCGCCTTCATCGAGCGGCTGCGCAGCGAGGGGCTCCCCGTTGCCGACGCGGTGCGCGAGGGCGCGCTGACCCGGCTGCGGCCGGTGCTGATGACCGCGCTGGTGGCGTCCCTCGGCTTCGTGCCGATGGCGCTCGCCACCGGCGCCGGCGCCGAGGTGCAGCGGCCGCTGGCGACCGTGGTGATCGGCGGCATCATCTCCTCGACCGTGCTGACGCTGCTGGTGCTGCCGGCGCTCTATGCGCTGTTCCGTCGTGACGCGGCAAGCGAAACGCCTACAATGGCGCCTGATTTGGCGGCGTCCGGGGAGCGCTAG
- a CDS encoding GFA family protein, translating to MQIDGQCHCGKITFEAEIDPEAVSVCHCRDCQALTGSPFRVTALCSGADVKLTGGTPKVYGKRGDNGQMRFQHFCADCGSPLFTNGEGDQAGDWGIRWGSIRQRDKLRPVRQIWCQSAAVWIDAVPLLPGRPGD from the coding sequence ATGCAGATCGACGGGCAATGCCATTGCGGGAAGATCACGTTTGAAGCCGAGATCGACCCGGAGGCGGTCTCGGTCTGCCATTGCCGCGACTGCCAGGCACTGACGGGGTCGCCGTTCCGGGTGACCGCGCTGTGTTCCGGCGCCGACGTCAAGCTGACCGGCGGCACTCCCAAGGTCTACGGCAAGCGCGGCGACAACGGCCAGATGCGCTTCCAGCACTTTTGCGCCGACTGCGGCTCCCCGCTGTTCACGAACGGCGAGGGCGACCAGGCCGGCGATTGGGGAATCCGCTGGGGCAGCATCCGCCAGCGCGACAAATTACGGCCCGTCAGGCAGATCTGGTGCCAATCGGCGGCGGTCTGGATCGACGCCGTGCCGCTGCTGCCGGGGAGGCCGGGGGATTGA
- the ihpB gene encoding divalent metal ion exporter adaptor subunit IhpB, which translates to MKTSSTILIAIVAAALGAYGYSLLAPARVAPADHAEHSEQKKPNDHVEQDEHGADRIRISDVKLAAAGVVLAEAGSATLTDTLSFNGILRANQEAVVQVTPRFPGLAKSIQKRIGDKVGKDDLLAAIESNQSLTVYELKAPIAGTIIERQISLGEYASEQKPAFVVADLSTIWVDLSIYRQDLRRVRLNDEVLIDPDDGRGEIKGTISYMAPIGSSETQTALARVVLSNPDGRLRPGLFVTARLILAARNVAVAVRRSAIQTLENRTIVFVREDGDKIEARPVETGDSDPRHVEIKAGLSAGEHYVAENSFVVKAEMGKGEAEHD; encoded by the coding sequence ATGAAGACATCCTCCACCATTCTCATCGCGATCGTTGCCGCCGCGCTCGGGGCTTACGGCTATTCCCTGCTCGCGCCGGCCAGGGTCGCGCCCGCCGACCATGCCGAGCATTCCGAGCAGAAGAAGCCGAACGACCATGTCGAGCAGGACGAGCACGGCGCCGACCGCATCCGCATCTCCGACGTCAAGCTGGCGGCTGCCGGCGTGGTGCTGGCGGAGGCCGGAAGCGCGACGCTGACCGATACGCTGTCCTTCAACGGCATCCTGCGCGCCAACCAGGAAGCTGTCGTGCAGGTGACGCCGCGCTTTCCGGGGCTCGCCAAATCGATCCAGAAGCGCATCGGCGACAAGGTCGGCAAGGACGATCTGCTCGCCGCGATCGAGAGCAACCAGAGCCTCACCGTCTACGAGCTCAAGGCGCCGATCGCCGGCACCATCATCGAGCGGCAGATCTCGCTGGGCGAATACGCCTCCGAGCAGAAGCCGGCTTTCGTCGTCGCCGACCTCTCCACCATCTGGGTCGACCTCTCCATCTACCGGCAGGATCTGCGGCGCGTTCGCCTCAACGACGAGGTGCTGATCGATCCCGACGACGGCCGCGGCGAGATCAAGGGCACGATCTCCTACATGGCGCCGATCGGCAGCAGCGAGACCCAGACAGCGCTGGCGCGCGTGGTGCTGTCAAATCCGGACGGGCGTCTGCGTCCCGGACTGTTCGTCACGGCGCGCCTGATCCTCGCCGCGCGCAACGTCGCGGTCGCCGTGCGCCGCAGCGCGATCCAGACACTGGAGAACCGGACCATCGTGTTCGTCCGCGAGGACGGCGACAAGATCGAGGCGCGCCCGGTGGAAACAGGGGATTCCGATCCCCGCCATGTCGAGATCAAGGCGGGCCTTTCGGCCGGCGAGCATTACGTCGCGGAGAACAGCTTCGTCGTGAAGGCGGAGATGGGCAAGGGCGAGGCCGAGCATGATTGA